In one Clostridiisalibacter paucivorans DSM 22131 genomic region, the following are encoded:
- a CDS encoding capping complex subunit for YIEGIA: MDIGIKESILAIITVNKECVSGGSVPVFYAKNEEEREKIALLIAKITLGMVHDLENGAYIIVRH, translated from the coding sequence ATGGATATAGGTATTAAAGAAAGCATACTTGCAATAATAACAGTGAATAAAGAATGTGTAAGTGGAGGAAGTGTACCTGTTTTTTATGCTAAAAATGAAGAAGAGAGAGAAAAAATTGCTCTTTTAATTGCCAAAATAACATTAGGGATGGTTCATGACTTGGAAAATGGAGCATATATTATAGTAAGACATTAA
- a CDS encoding YIEGIA family protein — translation MFKYGHIIITSIILGLASRISLLRIDYRQYPSYPQGFFSHLALGLIASSLGSLAIPAIFEMEYSAVTFLALAAQQFRDVRNLERQSLDNIEPTEMVSRGTAYIEDIAKAFEARNYVAMLTSLLVSTIITIVNQVFDNRVSVVIGAVLGTIIVIYLNKVIARQKIYEIADVKPAKISFEGPLLKVNDVIIMNVGLKASQKIYMEKGIAVEIIPKNENSIAILSSAGQRQAIQHNAATLLGIRKDLDEPDFTPIARRNLENGNVVMAIVAMEPDVDALVKAVKDTIVLESSKRKPLASRIGRKAAD, via the coding sequence TTGTTTAAATATGGTCATATAATAATTACATCTATAATATTGGGGTTGGCATCTAGGATATCATTATTGCGAATAGATTATAGACAGTACCCCAGTTATCCTCAAGGTTTTTTTTCTCATTTAGCTTTGGGCTTGATAGCTTCTAGCTTGGGAAGTTTAGCTATTCCAGCTATATTTGAGATGGAATATAGTGCTGTAACTTTTTTAGCGTTGGCTGCTCAACAATTTAGAGATGTAAGAAATTTGGAAAGACAGAGTTTAGATAATATAGAACCTACAGAAATGGTTTCTCGAGGTACAGCTTACATAGAGGATATTGCTAAAGCATTTGAGGCCAGAAATTATGTAGCTATGTTGACTTCATTATTAGTCAGTACAATAATAACTATTGTAAATCAGGTATTTGATAATAGGGTTTCAGTTGTAATAGGTGCAGTGCTTGGAACGATAATTGTAATATATTTAAATAAAGTTATAGCAAGGCAAAAGATATATGAAATAGCAGATGTTAAACCAGCTAAGATATCTTTTGAAGGTCCATTGCTTAAAGTTAATGATGTAATAATTATGAATGTGGGACTTAAAGCATCACAAAAGATATATATGGAAAAGGGGATTGCAGTAGAAATAATACCTAAAAATGAAAATAGTATTGCAATACTTTCTAGTGCGGGGCAACGCCAAGCTATACAACATAATGCAGCTACATTATTAGGGATAAGGAAGGATCTTGATGAGCCTGACTTTACTCCCATAGCTCGACGAAATCTAGAAAATGGAAATGTAGTAATGGCCATAGTAGCCATGGAGCCAGATGTAGATGCTCTAGTGAAAGCTGTAAAAGATACTATAGTTTTAGAAAGTTCCAAAAGAAAGCCTTTAGCATCTAGAATTGGAAGGAAAGCTGCTGATTAG
- the glyA gene encoding serine hydroxymethyltransferase — protein MNFDNLKEVDLEIMKAIDLELGRQKDKIELIASENFVSKAVMEAMGSYMTNKYAEGYPHKRYYGGCEYVDIAEDLARDRLKELFGADHANVQPHSGANANLGVYFAVLEPGDKVMGMNLSHGGHLTHGSPVNISGTYFKFVSYGVDKDTETIDYDKVREIALQEKPKMIVAGASAYPRIIDFKRFKDIADEVGAYLMVDMAHIAGLVATGLHPSPVPYADFVTTTTHKTLRGPRGGVILCKEKYAKKIDKAIFPGIQGGPLMHVIASKAVSFKEALTDEFKIYQQQVLKNSKALAEGLISYGFNLVSGGTDNHLILINLRSKGITGKKAEKLLDDIGVTTNKNTVPFDTESPFVTSGIRIGTPAVTTRGMNEEDMKVIAEIIALTLDENNDRDNIKDMVSKLCKKYPLYE, from the coding sequence ATGAATTTTGATAATTTGAAAGAAGTAGATTTGGAGATAATGAAGGCAATAGATTTAGAACTTGGTAGACAGAAAGATAAGATAGAACTTATAGCCTCTGAAAACTTTGTTTCTAAAGCTGTTATGGAAGCTATGGGTAGCTATATGACTAATAAATATGCTGAAGGATATCCTCATAAAAGATATTATGGAGGATGTGAGTATGTAGATATAGCAGAAGATTTGGCTAGAGATAGGTTAAAGGAGTTGTTTGGGGCAGATCATGCTAATGTACAGCCGCATTCAGGTGCCAATGCTAATTTAGGAGTCTATTTTGCAGTATTAGAGCCTGGAGACAAAGTAATGGGTATGAACCTTTCACATGGAGGACATTTAACCCATGGAAGCCCTGTGAATATTTCTGGTACATACTTTAAATTTGTATCCTATGGTGTAGATAAAGATACTGAAACTATTGACTATGATAAGGTAAGGGAGATAGCACTACAGGAGAAACCAAAAATGATAGTGGCAGGAGCAAGTGCTTATCCTAGAATTATAGATTTTAAAAGATTTAAAGATATAGCAGATGAAGTAGGTGCATATCTAATGGTAGATATGGCTCATATAGCTGGACTAGTTGCAACAGGATTACACCCTAGCCCAGTACCTTATGCGGATTTTGTTACTACTACAACTCATAAGACATTGAGAGGACCTAGAGGAGGAGTTATTCTTTGTAAAGAAAAATATGCTAAAAAGATTGATAAAGCCATATTTCCAGGCATACAAGGTGGTCCATTAATGCATGTTATTGCTTCAAAGGCAGTTAGTTTTAAAGAGGCCTTAACTGACGAATTTAAGATCTATCAACAACAGGTATTAAAAAATAGTAAGGCATTAGCTGAAGGGTTGATATCTTATGGATTTAATTTAGTATCTGGTGGTACAGATAACCATCTAATTTTAATAAACTTAAGAAGTAAGGGCATTACAGGCAAAAAGGCTGAAAAACTTTTAGATGATATTGGAGTAACTACTAATAAAAATACTGTGCCTTTTGATACTGAAAGCCCATTTGTAACTAGTGGAATCAGAATAGGTACTCCAGCTGTGACTACGAGAGGTATGAACGAAGAAGATATGAAAGTTATAGCTGAGATTATAGCATTAACACTAGATGAAAATAATGATAGGGATAATATAAAAGACATGGTATCAAAGCTCTGTAAAAAATATCCTTTATATGAATAA
- a CDS encoding threonine/serine ThrE exporter family protein has translation MNKKDIKNLLILSILAGKIMLKSGAETYRVEDTISRICRSRKIKFVQSFVTPTGIFLSVEHEDEIFSYIKRVKSIEIDLEKITLVNNFSRDFVNSNMSVSEGMKILDKINEKQPISNKIKYFSGGLVGAFSSALFGGNLFDFIAAFFTSFIVVFVVKYMSKLNITYFLSNVIGSIVATLFAIVFSHIHYSTNIDMIIIGSIMPLVPGVAITNAIRDSISSEFLSGVSRTMEAIITALAIAFGVGITLNIYLNFFGGI, from the coding sequence ATGAATAAAAAAGATATCAAAAATTTACTAATCTTGTCTATATTAGCAGGAAAAATTATGCTAAAAAGTGGTGCGGAAACCTATAGGGTAGAAGACACTATTTCTAGAATATGTAGGTCTAGAAAGATTAAATTTGTTCAATCCTTCGTAACTCCAACAGGTATATTTTTATCCGTTGAGCACGAAGATGAAATATTCTCTTATATTAAAAGAGTAAAATCTATTGAAATAGATTTAGAAAAAATTACTCTGGTGAATAACTTTTCTAGAGACTTTGTAAATTCAAATATGTCAGTATCTGAAGGTATGAAGATACTGGATAAAATAAATGAAAAACAACCTATATCCAATAAAATAAAATATTTTTCTGGAGGATTAGTTGGTGCTTTTTCCTCTGCGCTATTTGGAGGTAATTTATTTGACTTTATTGCTGCATTCTTTACTAGTTTTATAGTAGTATTTGTAGTTAAATATATGTCAAAATTAAATATAACTTATTTCTTATCAAATGTTATAGGAAGTATAGTAGCAACCCTATTTGCAATTGTTTTTTCACATATACATTACTCCACAAACATTGATATGATAATTATTGGATCAATAATGCCGCTAGTACCTGGAGTTGCCATTACTAACGCAATAAGAGATTCCATCTCCTCTGAGTTTTTATCTGGAGTTTCAAGAACCATGGAGGCCATAATAACAGCTTTAGCCATCGCCTTTGGAGTAGGTATTACGTTAAATATATATTTGAATTTTTTTGGAGGGATATAA
- a CDS encoding threonine/serine exporter family protein codes for MIYNFIKHFILAFFSSAGFSVIFNAPRNCIIKSGLSGAFGWLVYKIINSLFFSSVAGSFLGAITVGFLGEVFARFFKKPATVFIIPGIVPLVPGAGMYYTMLAIIEKRFIDAANKGSEVLFIAAAIASGIIISSSISQILSTKKKKRKKI; via the coding sequence ATGATCTATAATTTTATAAAACATTTTATCTTAGCTTTTTTCTCTTCTGCAGGCTTTTCAGTAATATTTAACGCCCCCAGAAATTGTATAATTAAATCAGGATTGAGCGGTGCCTTTGGTTGGCTAGTTTATAAAATAATAAATAGTTTATTCTTTTCTTCTGTAGCTGGATCTTTTCTTGGTGCTATAACTGTAGGATTTTTAGGAGAAGTATTTGCTAGATTTTTCAAAAAACCTGCCACTGTATTTATAATACCAGGTATAGTTCCATTAGTTCCTGGAGCAGGTATGTATTATACTATGTTAGCTATTATAGAAAAAAGATTTATAGATGCAGCCAATAAAGGAAGTGAAGTCCTATTTATTGCAGCGGCTATAGCTAGTGGTATCATAATCTCTTCTTCCATTAGTCAAATATTATCTACAAAAAAGAAAAAAAGAAAGAAAATATAA
- a CDS encoding metal-sensitive transcriptional regulator, producing MENINKTDNVIKRLRRIEGQIKGIQRMVSQNKCCPDILVQVAAARAALNKVGGIILENHMKDCIKNSVELEDNDQELDKLIDTILKYTK from the coding sequence ATGGAAAATATAAATAAAACGGATAATGTCATTAAAAGATTGAGGCGTATAGAGGGACAAATAAAAGGTATTCAACGTATGGTTTCACAAAATAAATGTTGTCCTGATATATTAGTACAAGTTGCTGCAGCCAGAGCTGCACTAAACAAAGTTGGAGGCATAATATTAGAAAATCATATGAAGGATTGTATAAAGAATAGTGTAGAATTAGAGGATAACGATCAGGAACTAGATAAGTTAATCGACACTATATTGAAATATACAAAATAA
- a CDS encoding SoxR reducing system RseC family protein → MDQIGHVISVDGRFAEVDVRRTSSCGENCAHCGGGCSVPSIRVNIENKLNASIGDYVEIEMEAKTILKGSMILYGIPLLLLVLGIVIGNSIFQGMGYDNYEVMGFGIGILSLAVSFTILRFIDKSIQKNQSLKLEMVKIIK, encoded by the coding sequence ATGGACCAAATAGGTCATGTAATATCTGTAGATGGTAGATTTGCAGAAGTAGATGTGAGAAGAACTAGTTCATGTGGAGAAAATTGTGCCCATTGTGGTGGAGGATGTTCAGTACCTTCTATAAGGGTAAATATAGAGAACAAATTAAATGCCAGTATAGGAGATTATGTAGAGATCGAGATGGAGGCGAAGACAATACTTAAGGGTTCAATGATATTATATGGGATACCTCTACTCTTATTAGTGTTGGGAATTGTAATTGGAAATAGTATATTTCAAGGGATGGGATACGATAACTATGAAGTAATGGGATTTGGTATAGGAATTTTATCCTTAGCTGTTTCTTTTACTATTTTAAGATTTATAGATAAAAGCATACAAAAGAATCAGAGTTTAAAATTAGAAATGGTAAAGATAATAAAATAG
- a CDS encoding tRNA threonylcarbamoyladenosine dehydratase, with protein sequence MEYEFSRTEMLIGKEGLERLEKAYIAVFGIGGVGSFVVEALARTGIGRIAIIDFDDISISNINRQIHANRQTVGMSKVEVMRDRILQINPEIKVDIYKELYNNESKDNIVISKCDYVVDAIDMVSSKLLLVEQCKEKDVPIISSMGAGNKLNPTMFEVSDIYETSICPLARVMRRELKKRNIDSLKVVYSKEKPINIFDAENNQRKRVPGSIAFVPSVVGLIIASEVVKDLIRLEEE encoded by the coding sequence ATGGAGTATGAATTTTCGAGAACTGAAATGTTAATTGGTAAAGAAGGTCTAGAAAGGCTTGAAAAGGCTTATATAGCTGTATTTGGTATAGGTGGAGTGGGAAGTTTTGTGGTAGAGGCGTTGGCAAGAACCGGTATAGGAAGAATAGCAATTATAGATTTTGATGATATATCTATATCAAATATAAATAGACAAATACATGCTAATAGGCAGACTGTAGGTATGTCTAAGGTTGAAGTAATGAGAGATAGAATATTACAGATAAACCCTGAAATTAAAGTAGATATATATAAAGAGTTATATAATAATGAAAGTAAGGATAATATAGTAATTAGCAAATGTGATTATGTTGTAGATGCCATAGACATGGTTTCCTCTAAGCTATTATTGGTAGAACAGTGTAAAGAAAAAGATGTGCCTATCATAAGTAGTATGGGGGCGGGTAATAAATTGAATCCTACAATGTTTGAGGTATCAGATATCTATGAAACATCTATTTGTCCCTTAGCTAGAGTTATGAGAAGGGAGTTAAAGAAGAGAAATATAGATAGTTTAAAGGTAGTTTATTCTAAGGAAAAGCCTATTAATATTTTTGATGCTGAAAATAATCAAAGAAAAAGAGTACCTGGTAGTATTGCATTTGTTCCTTCAGTTGTGGGACTTATTATTGCATCAGAAGTAGTAAAGGATTTAATTAGATTAGAAGAGGAGTGA
- the aspS gene encoding aspartate--tRNA ligase, translated as MIETMGDLKRTHMCGVLRKENINEEVVLMGWVQKRRNLGGLIFVDLRDTTGISQIVFDEDISKESFEKADAIRGEYVIAVRGKVYERQSKNSELPTGDIEIFAEELRILDKSETPPIYIKDDDDVSEAMRLKYRFLDLRKPYMQRNLKIRHKAAKIVRDFLDEEGFFEIETPMLNKPTPEGARDYLVPSRVNPGKFYALPQSPQLMKQLLMVSGMDRYYQIVKCFRDEDLRANRQPEFTQIDMEMSFVDIDDIISLNEKLIYKIFKEIKGIELNLPINRMSYDEAMKRFGSDKPDLRFGFELVNITDIVSDSDFKVFSGTVKNGGEVRGINVKGYEGKFSRKGISKLEKYVKTYGAKGLAWVKITEEGINSPIAKFLSEEELKGIIEKMGGEKGDLLLIVADKPSVVFDALGHLRIEVAKTLDIIDKDKIAAVWITEFPLLEYDEEEDRYVAKHHPFTHPVEEDIEYLETEPQRVRAKAYDIVINGDEIGGGSIRISNSELQKKMFKALGISDEDALDKFGFLLEAFKYGAPPHGGIAYGFDRLVMLLTDTENIRDVIAFPKTQNATCLFTKAPSDVSEDQLKELHIDVDLD; from the coding sequence ATGATAGAAACTATGGGAGATTTGAAAAGGACTCATATGTGTGGAGTTTTGAGAAAAGAAAATATAAATGAAGAAGTTGTACTTATGGGATGGGTTCAAAAAAGAAGAAATCTAGGAGGACTTATCTTTGTAGATTTGAGGGATACTACAGGGATATCACAGATAGTTTTTGATGAGGATATTTCTAAAGAATCTTTTGAAAAGGCTGATGCCATAAGAGGTGAATATGTTATAGCAGTTAGAGGAAAGGTATACGAGAGACAATCGAAAAATAGTGAATTGCCAACGGGTGATATAGAGATATTTGCAGAAGAATTGAGAATATTAGATAAATCAGAAACACCTCCCATATATATAAAGGATGATGATGATGTTTCTGAAGCTATGAGATTAAAATATAGATTCTTAGACTTGAGAAAGCCTTATATGCAGAGAAATTTAAAAATTAGACATAAAGCTGCAAAAATAGTTAGGGATTTTCTTGATGAAGAAGGATTTTTTGAGATTGAGACACCAATGTTAAATAAGCCTACTCCAGAAGGTGCTAGGGACTATTTAGTACCTAGTAGAGTGAATCCTGGTAAATTTTATGCGTTACCTCAGTCTCCTCAATTGATGAAGCAACTTTTGATGGTATCGGGAATGGATAGGTATTATCAGATTGTAAAGTGCTTTAGAGATGAGGATTTAAGGGCAAATAGACAGCCTGAATTTACACAGATAGATATGGAGATGTCTTTTGTAGATATAGATGATATAATTTCGTTAAATGAAAAGTTGATTTATAAAATATTTAAAGAGATAAAGGGGATAGAATTAAATTTACCAATTAACAGGATGAGCTATGATGAAGCAATGAAGAGATTTGGTTCGGATAAGCCAGACTTGAGGTTTGGATTTGAGCTTGTAAATATAACTGATATTGTTTCAGATAGTGATTTTAAGGTATTTAGTGGCACGGTAAAGAATGGAGGAGAAGTAAGAGGTATAAATGTTAAAGGATATGAGGGTAAATTTAGTAGAAAAGGCATATCTAAATTAGAGAAATATGTAAAAACTTATGGTGCTAAAGGTTTAGCATGGGTTAAGATTACAGAAGAAGGTATAAATTCTCCTATAGCTAAATTCTTATCTGAAGAAGAACTTAAAGGGATTATTGAAAAAATGGGTGGTGAAAAGGGAGATTTATTATTAATTGTTGCAGATAAGCCTTCAGTAGTATTTGATGCATTAGGACATTTGAGGATAGAAGTGGCTAAGACTTTAGACATAATTGATAAAGATAAAATAGCAGCAGTATGGATTACAGAGTTCCCACTTTTAGAATATGATGAAGAGGAAGACAGATATGTAGCAAAACATCATCCCTTTACTCATCCTGTAGAAGAAGATATAGAATATCTTGAGACAGAACCTCAAAGAGTTAGGGCAAAAGCGTATGATATAGTAATAAATGGAGATGAAATTGGAGGAGGAAGCATAAGAATAAGTAACTCTGAACTCCAAAAAAAGATGTTTAAAGCATTGGGCATAAGTGATGAAGATGCATTGGACAAATTTGGATTCTTATTGGAAGCATTTAAATATGGTGCACCTCCTCATGGTGGTATAGCATATGGGTTTGATAGACTTGTAATGTTACTTACAGATACCGAGAATATTCGTGATGTGATAGCATTTCCTAAGACGCAAAATGCAACATGTCTATTTACAAAGGCACCTTCAGATGTAAGTGAAGATCAACTTAAAGAATTGCATATAGATGTGGATTTGGATTAA